The following coding sequences are from one Kushneria phosphatilytica window:
- the cyoD gene encoding cytochrome o ubiquinol oxidase subunit IV, whose protein sequence is MSGKTLSNERAQERASELKNYIVGFILALVLTLIPFGLVAFTDISRMQLYGVIGLCALIQIIVHFRFFLHITLARNKREDLQLILFSVLILAIMCGGTLWIIFNLYTRMIPSLAL, encoded by the coding sequence ATGAGCGGCAAGACACTCTCCAACGAGCGCGCTCAAGAGCGTGCAAGCGAGCTGAAGAATTATATCGTCGGCTTCATTCTGGCGCTGGTACTGACACTGATCCCTTTCGGCCTGGTAGCCTTTACCGACATCTCACGCATGCAACTTTACGGCGTCATCGGCCTTTGTGCCCTGATCCAGATCATCGTGCACTTCAGGTTCTTTCTGCACATTACCCTGGCCAGGAACAAGCGCGAGGATCTGCAGCTGATCCTGTTCTCGGTACTGATCCTGGCCATCATGTGTGGCGGGACCCTGTGGATCATATTCAATCTGTATACCCGCATGATCCCCTCGCTGGCGCTCTAG
- a CDS encoding cytochrome c oxidase subunit 3, with protein sequence MSTQPSQHPGLNLGAPHAEAHSANEEFVFGFWVFMMSDLIIFGLLFATYVTMLGGQAGGPGPSDLFEMKSAFIETMLLLVSSFTFGMASLSLKYREDKKWLIIWLLITLVLGLAFIGHELLDFNKMFDKGGVPSRSGFLSAFFALVPLHGLHVTSACIWLLALLGQIAVYGLDTNVKVGLTRLAILWHFLDIVWIGIFSLVYLGGLA encoded by the coding sequence ATGAGTACACAACCGTCACAACATCCGGGGCTTAATCTGGGGGCGCCCCACGCCGAAGCGCACAGTGCCAATGAGGAGTTCGTTTTCGGCTTCTGGGTTTTCATGATGAGCGATCTCATCATCTTCGGCCTGCTGTTTGCCACCTATGTGACCATGCTGGGCGGTCAGGCCGGCGGTCCGGGGCCAAGCGATCTGTTCGAGATGAAAAGTGCCTTTATCGAGACCATGCTGCTGCTGGTCAGCAGCTTCACCTTCGGCATGGCCTCGCTATCGCTCAAGTACCGTGAGGACAAGAAGTGGCTGATCATCTGGTTGCTGATCACCCTGGTTCTGGGGCTGGCTTTCATCGGCCATGAACTGCTCGACTTTAACAAGATGTTCGACAAGGGCGGTGTTCCCAGTCGCAGCGGCTTCCTTTCTGCCTTTTTCGCACTCGTTCCCCTGCACGGTCTGCACGTTACCTCGGCCTGTATCTGGCTGCTGGCCCTGCTCGGGCAGATCGCCGTCTACGGCCTGGATACCAATGTAAAGGTCGGCCTCACCCGGTTGGCCATACTGTGGCATTTCCTCGATATCGTCTGGATCGGCATCTTTTCGCTGGTCTATCTCGGAGGGCTGGCATGA
- a CDS encoding cbb3-type cytochrome c oxidase subunit I, translating to MNHLSDLLLGRLGWDALPFWEMLKDPTTSSIINGIIATGAAAVVILGALIVAGLLTWYGKWKVLWRDWLTSPDHKRIGIMFIVIALVMLLRAIIEAAIMRAQQAFGLGGGFLSPEHFGQLFTTHGTIMIFFMAMPFLTGVINYVMPLQIGTRDLSFPVMNTISLGLTAAGAALVMVSLVLAPFSTGGWSGYPPFTESAANPGAGVDYWIWAVTLSTLSSTMTGINFAVTIYKKRTQGMNLMRMPLFCWVSLCTAILMIFGMPPLTVATALLALDRYLDFHFFTVDLGGNMMNYINLFWAFGHPEVYILILPAFGIYSEVFANFSGKQLYGYTTLVIATMCIAVLSFTVWLHHFFTMGQSAHVNAIFGIATMLIGVPTGVKIYDWMLTMYRGRVRFSIPMVYALGFLILFSIGGLSGIILATPSVDYQVHNSLFLVAHFHNMLIPGLLFGMLAAYNYWFPKAFGFRLEERWGYRAAFSWIIGFMLAFFPLYALGLLGMPRRTVTFFSPAYLPWTLAAGVGALIILFAVFCLLMQLWQSIRMRHENAVPVGDPWDGRSLEWATPSPPPEYNFPVLPEVYSHDPFYEQKSGGKAYQHPEQYVDIEMPANTAMGFITAVTGFLMAFGLTWYMWWLVIGAGVATLIAVIARGYVRNTTRIITAAEVRRTHERWLNEVARTTPITRDHERTTANKGLAVPPEQGAVQ from the coding sequence ATGAATCATCTTTCCGATCTCCTGCTCGGCCGGCTTGGCTGGGATGCGCTCCCCTTCTGGGAGATGCTGAAGGACCCGACCACCTCCAGCATCATCAACGGTATTATTGCGACCGGAGCAGCCGCCGTGGTCATTCTCGGCGCGCTGATCGTGGCCGGCCTGCTGACCTGGTATGGCAAATGGAAGGTCCTGTGGCGTGACTGGCTGACCAGCCCCGATCACAAGCGTATCGGCATCATGTTTATCGTGATTGCGCTGGTCATGTTGCTGCGAGCGATCATCGAGGCCGCCATCATGCGGGCGCAGCAAGCCTTCGGCCTGGGCGGTGGTTTCCTGTCACCCGAACACTTCGGACAGCTGTTCACCACGCACGGCACCATCATGATCTTTTTCATGGCGATGCCCTTTCTTACCGGCGTCATCAACTACGTGATGCCGCTGCAAATCGGCACCCGCGATCTCTCCTTCCCCGTCATGAACACCATCAGCCTCGGGCTGACCGCGGCCGGTGCCGCGCTCGTAATGGTGTCACTGGTACTGGCTCCCTTCTCCACTGGTGGCTGGAGCGGGTACCCCCCCTTCACCGAGAGTGCTGCGAATCCGGGTGCCGGCGTGGATTACTGGATATGGGCTGTCACGCTATCGACCCTTTCTTCGACCATGACCGGTATCAACTTTGCGGTCACGATCTATAAAAAGCGCACCCAGGGCATGAATCTGATGCGCATGCCACTGTTCTGCTGGGTATCCCTGTGCACGGCCATCCTGATGATCTTCGGCATGCCCCCGCTGACCGTTGCCACAGCACTGCTGGCACTGGACCGCTATCTGGACTTCCATTTCTTCACCGTCGACCTCGGCGGCAACATGATGAACTACATCAATCTGTTCTGGGCCTTTGGCCATCCCGAGGTCTATATCCTGATCCTGCCCGCTTTCGGGATCTATTCGGAAGTCTTTGCCAACTTCTCCGGCAAACAGCTCTATGGGTACACCACCCTGGTTATCGCCACCATGTGCATTGCCGTACTCTCTTTCACGGTCTGGCTGCACCATTTCTTCACCATGGGTCAGAGTGCCCATGTGAATGCGATCTTTGGCATCGCCACCATGCTGATTGGTGTACCCACCGGTGTGAAGATCTATGACTGGATGCTGACCATGTATCGAGGGCGTGTGCGCTTCTCGATCCCCATGGTCTATGCCCTCGGGTTTCTGATCCTGTTCTCCATCGGCGGCCTTTCGGGCATTATTCTTGCCACGCCAAGTGTCGATTATCAGGTCCACAATTCATTGTTTCTGGTAGCACACTTTCACAACATGCTGATCCCCGGTCTGTTGTTCGGCATGCTGGCAGCCTACAACTACTGGTTTCCCAAGGCGTTCGGTTTCCGACTGGAAGAACGCTGGGGGTACCGCGCTGCCTTTTCCTGGATCATCGGCTTCATGCTGGCATTCTTTCCCCTCTATGCACTGGGTCTGCTGGGCATGCCTCGCCGTACGGTCACCTTCTTTTCACCCGCCTATCTCCCCTGGACGCTGGCAGCCGGCGTCGGCGCGCTCATCATTCTGTTCGCGGTTTTCTGCCTGCTCATGCAACTCTGGCAGAGCATTCGCATGCGTCACGAGAACGCGGTGCCCGTCGGGGATCCCTGGGACGGCCGCAGCCTCGAATGGGCCACGCCGTCACCGCCTCCGGAGTACAACTTCCCGGTACTGCCCGAGGTATATAGCCATGATCCCTTCTACGAGCAAAAAAGTGGCGGCAAGGCCTATCAGCATCCGGAGCAGTACGTTGATATCGAAATGCCGGCCAACACTGCCATGGGCTTCATCACCGCCGTAACCGGCTTTCTGATGGCCTTCGGTCTGACCTGGTACATGTGGTGGCTGGTCATTGGCGCGGGTGTCGCCACGCTGATTGCCGTGATTGCACGGGGGTATGTGCGCAACACCACGCGTATCATCACGGCCGCCGAAGTACGCCGCACCCATGAGCGTTGGCTGAATGAGGTCGCCAGAACCACCCCCATTACCCGTGATCATGAGCGCACCACGGCCAACAAGGGACTGGCCGTGCCACCCGAGCAGGGAGCCGTGCAATGA
- a CDS encoding ubiquinol oxidase subunit II, translating to MIVVLPVFIFTPIIAWRYRYHGKAVYRPSWAFSKIMDTLIWGVPFIVVAIMSYVLWQQTTKLDPYKPLDGPKKPLQVEVVGFDWKWLFIYPDQGIATLNRLVIPVDRPISFRLTSASVMQTFFIPALGSQMDVMNRMITRLHLKASHTGTFKGRNVQYNGKNFYKQQFDVDAVSAEAFDEFVQRVKQQGQPLGREAYTALSKRGTSEEVARALGLDGDTVRFSRVSSDLFSTIVNSPHADWAAPVARPPRAGPAATLENDSTHPGTTAPVQAIPLKHATRASSLPQSDHPHGETAQ from the coding sequence ATGATCGTGGTATTACCGGTTTTCATTTTTACCCCGATCATCGCCTGGCGCTATCGCTATCACGGCAAGGCTGTTTATCGCCCGAGCTGGGCCTTCTCGAAGATCATGGACACCCTCATCTGGGGCGTGCCCTTTATCGTGGTTGCCATCATGAGTTACGTGCTCTGGCAACAGACCACGAAACTCGATCCCTACAAGCCACTTGATGGACCGAAAAAACCCCTGCAGGTGGAGGTGGTCGGCTTCGACTGGAAGTGGCTGTTCATCTATCCCGACCAGGGTATTGCCACACTCAACAGGCTCGTGATTCCGGTTGATCGCCCGATCTCCTTTCGTTTGACCTCCGCTTCGGTCATGCAGACCTTTTTCATTCCTGCCCTTGGCAGTCAGATGGACGTCATGAATCGCATGATCACTCGCCTGCACCTGAAAGCCAGTCACACCGGCACTTTCAAGGGCCGTAACGTGCAGTACAACGGCAAAAACTTCTACAAGCAGCAGTTCGATGTCGACGCCGTCAGCGCCGAAGCCTTTGATGAGTTTGTTCAGCGCGTGAAACAGCAGGGTCAGCCACTTGGCCGCGAAGCCTACACGGCCCTCTCGAAGCGAGGCACCAGCGAGGAGGTGGCCCGGGCACTCGGTCTTGACGGGGATACGGTCCGGTTCTCCCGCGTATCAAGCGATCTTTTCTCGACCATCGTCAACAGTCCTCATGCCGACTGGGCTGCGCCGGTGGCCAGACCACCACGCGCTGGACCTGCTGCAACCCTGGAGAATGACTCAACCCACCCCGGGACCACGGCGCCTGTCCAGGCGATTCCCCTCAAGCATGCGACACGCGCCTCGTCTCTTCCGCAATCCGATCATCCGCATGGGGAGACGGCACAATGA
- a CDS encoding methyl-accepting chemotaxis protein, with product MRSKLWGTLALMWIGMMIIVGWGGFERKQMLIDERMAGLKHLITSAHNLAESYVDQVQSGELTREQAQKLAIRNVGELTHDGSYIYIFNNDLKLVWHPKRDAGTDMSNFRDDNGIYFYRELRKVAQPSEGGTFLYTSYNDQKNQNESRLNYVQRVPEWNWYLATNVYITDINATFWRNMMKMGLVSLVIGLIITLVMSWIIRNVLTSLGGDPEHAKQVVQRIASGDLGHPLDLSPRDRSSLLYAIEGMRVRLVSVLGNVSQAGLAISAGTRRIADGNQDLSARTEQHSASIEETAASMEQLTQTVHQNADNAHQARALAVETSTTAGEGGEMMNRVVSHMEEINASSRQVTDIIELIDSIAFQTNLLALNASVEAARAGEQGRGFAVVANEVRGLAGRSADASKEIRALLESSKTKVEQGSAVVSEARQVIQRVVDSAGRMTDLMDEISTASSEQSNGIEQINIAVSQMDQVTQQNSGLVQEAANATEMLRDQVTQLETEIAWFKLERTSPASHGAHSAKTAALSTSQASSDTVSGAAETATAEKEWETF from the coding sequence ATGCGTTCGAAACTCTGGGGCACACTGGCGCTGATGTGGATCGGAATGATGATCATCGTGGGCTGGGGAGGGTTCGAGCGTAAACAGATGCTCATTGATGAACGCATGGCGGGTCTGAAGCATCTGATCACCAGCGCACATAATCTTGCTGAAAGCTATGTCGACCAGGTCCAGAGCGGCGAACTGACCAGGGAACAGGCACAGAAGCTGGCCATTCGCAATGTCGGTGAGCTGACTCACGATGGCAGCTATATCTATATCTTCAACAATGATCTCAAACTGGTCTGGCACCCCAAACGCGACGCCGGCACCGACATGAGCAATTTCCGCGATGATAACGGCATCTACTTCTATCGCGAATTGCGCAAGGTGGCGCAACCTTCCGAGGGCGGGACCTTTCTCTATACCTCCTATAACGATCAGAAGAATCAGAACGAATCGCGGCTGAACTATGTGCAGCGCGTGCCTGAATGGAACTGGTATCTCGCTACCAATGTGTATATCACCGATATCAACGCCACGTTCTGGCGCAACATGATGAAGATGGGACTGGTCTCGCTGGTGATCGGGCTCATCATCACGCTGGTGATGAGCTGGATCATTCGCAATGTACTGACCAGTCTGGGGGGTGACCCTGAACATGCCAAGCAGGTGGTTCAGCGCATCGCTTCAGGAGATCTTGGTCATCCACTTGATCTATCACCGCGAGATCGCAGCAGTCTGCTTTATGCCATTGAAGGTATGCGTGTGCGATTGGTCAGCGTGCTGGGTAATGTCAGTCAGGCCGGGCTTGCCATCAGTGCCGGCACCCGCCGGATTGCCGATGGCAACCAGGATCTGTCGGCACGGACAGAACAGCATTCAGCCTCCATCGAGGAAACGGCTGCCAGCATGGAACAGTTGACCCAGACCGTGCACCAGAATGCCGATAACGCACACCAGGCGCGCGCGCTTGCCGTTGAAACCAGTACTACCGCTGGTGAGGGAGGCGAAATGATGAACCGGGTCGTCTCGCACATGGAAGAGATCAATGCCAGCTCACGCCAGGTCACCGATATCATTGAGCTGATCGACTCGATTGCCTTCCAGACCAACCTGCTGGCATTGAATGCTTCGGTCGAGGCAGCGCGGGCCGGTGAGCAGGGGCGTGGGTTCGCCGTCGTCGCCAATGAAGTGCGAGGGCTGGCCGGACGCAGTGCCGATGCCTCAAAGGAGATCCGCGCGCTTCTGGAGAGCTCGAAAACGAAGGTGGAACAGGGTAGTGCAGTAGTGAGCGAAGCCCGGCAGGTGATCCAGCGTGTGGTCGATAGCGCGGGCCGCATGACTGATCTGATGGATGAAATCTCGACCGCCTCCAGTGAACAGAGTAACGGCATCGAGCAGATCAATATCGCCGTGAGCCAGATGGATCAGGTCACCCAGCAAAACTCCGGCCTGGTCCAGGAAGCGGCCAACGCGACCGAAATGCTGCGTGATCAGGTCACCCAGTTGGAAACCGAGATTGCCTGGTTCAAGCTGGAGCGCACCTCTCCTGCCAGTCACGGTGCACACTCGGCCAAAACCGCAGCCCTCTCCACCAGCCAGGCATCATCGGATACGGTATCGGGCGCTGCAGAGACCGCCACTGCCGAAAAGGAGTGGGAAACCTTCTGA